A DNA window from Drosophila virilis strain 15010-1051.87 chromosome 4, Dvir_AGI_RSII-ME, whole genome shotgun sequence contains the following coding sequences:
- the PDZ-GEF gene encoding rap guanine nucleotide exchange factor 2 isoform X1, with protein MDPYHHIRHHQYPPTSTAGSTVVGSGTTGSINRPELHQKCNRGSHSSDTSSAYSGSDTMASVYGSSLEAEEIDLSGLVESVVDSDEEDLAESMDSLNVRDAVRDCLEKDPSERSEDDVEILLEFTQGLKAFTNITLAVRRALCSVMVFAVVDKAGTVVMSDGEELDSWSVLINGAVEIEHANGTREELQMGDSFGILPTMDKLYHRGVMRTKCDDCQFVCITQTDYYRIQHQGEENTRRHEDEQGRIVMVTELRSIGGSGAESATTTGSGSAATAHLNTKRGHVVIRGTPERLLQQLVEENSMTDPTYVEDFLLTHRIFIHNPQEVTRKLLHWFDLEQLDSHKTQELRDRVTRVVLLWVNNHFTDFEADHEMMEFLEIFEAGLESKKLLSQLRLLHIACAAKARMRSCILTRSSRDEPLNFQIIGGYELRGVAAATGNASVGIYISHVEPGSKAQDVGLKRGDQIHEVNGQSLDHVTSKRALELLTGTTHLSIQVKSNLLGFKEIMQALEHGSGSSSAGGGISSTGSGNGSFKSLRSPRRICANDIAKLHGRSDSTTEELTNRAHMVRLSSVDMLLDQPDCAPPQTPPVSAGSGNMASNFMQQLLQSVNSNSAKKCSAEDSKPGGFMTLAPKRRLQKALAKMNLLNKQQQPHVGGSLNDSSDTLLNEPQSKAKLSAASSGSSSCHSTNGVCTTSGRLYQSQSNPDLSSLNYDNSGEPSATLQVNYLQAHLHRPSAASTLTSSSMLPPDYPEHVLKVYKSDQTCKYVLIYKETTAHEVVMLTLQEFGIHDPSSNFSLCEVSVGEGGMVKQRRLPDQLQNLAERISFAARYYLKLNDSTEPLVPDELALELVRESGVHFLQLNAYELAIQLTLQDFANFRQIESTEYIDELFELQSKYGVPMLSKFSELVNREMFWVVSEICAEHNIVRRMKIVKQFIKIARHCKECRNFNSMFAIISGLGHGAVSRLRLTWEKLPSKYQRLFNDLQDLMDPSRNMSKYRQLVSAELLAQHPIIPFYPIVKKDLTFIHLGNDTRVDGLINFEKLRMLSKEVRLLTHMCSSPYDLLAILELKGQTPSNALFSLNQMSASQSNAAAGTVIAANAGQATIKRRKKSTAAPNPKKMFEEAQMVRRVKAYLNSLKILSDEDLLHRLSLECEPPHGSTYSGSISHGNSSHRSAGSGSIGGTGGSGGGTGTGSINAGGDQLSIYSHTSSSSAPNSSLSLRKRHPSSPTLSTTSSTSSTSDHQRQRQQLHNNGPKFGTASPQAVKKMLSLSESSKIRPHQPFVPRHSSALPGVIPPLHHLHAAHGFSTPAVSGGGVVAAAAVSAGVANAQCTPSPSPCAHRRLASGGNILPTRAIHERSHSDTPAPPPPLPSVDLSLESSSVTTFRDLPLRKSVTSGSVSSCDSGHGSYAQQQQPHHQQHHLTYQQQQQQQQQQQQQQQIAHNEPSPPVYTAADCRLLQQISNNAVTRNLNSPCQSTSTPPSTPTPPPPTLQQQQQQQQQQLAPPPPPTAACIQPPQLPAPPAPYLHMRSHQQLQQIQQQLAMPPPPPPVYTSSLYNHHHSNATSRHLNHMHGGPPNFMDSTKCTICPMPPMNQ; from the exons ATGGATCCATATCATCATATCAGACATCAT CAGTATCCACCCACTAGCACAGCCGGCTCAACGGTGGTTGGCAGCGGCACCACCGGCTCAATAAATCGACCAGAATTGCATCAAAAATGCAATCGTGGCTCGCACTCGAGTGACACAAGTTCAGCGTACAGCGGCAGCGATACAATGGCCTCTGTCTATGGATCATCGCTGGAGGCCGAGGAGATTGATCTCTCCGGCCTCGTTGAGTCTGTGGTGGACTCCGATGAGGAGGATCTTGCCGAGAGCATGGAT AGCCTCAATGTGCGTGATGCCGTGCGAGATTGCCTCGAGAAGGATCCGTCGGAGCGCAGCGAAGATGATGTGGAAATACTGCTGGAGTTTACGCAGGGCCTCAAGGCATTCACAAACATAACGCTGGCGGTGCGACGCGCCCTCTGCTCCGTGATGGTGTTCGCTGTGGTCGATAAGGCCGGCACAGTCGTCATGTCCGATGGCGAGGAGCTGGATTCCTGGTCGGTGCTAATCAATGGCGCCGTGGAAATCGAGCATGCGAATGGCACACGCGAAGAGCTCCAAATGGGCGATTCCTTTGGCATATTGCCCACAATGGATAAGCTATATCATCGCGGCGTGATGCGCACCAAATGCGATGATTGTCAATTTGTGTGCATCACACAAACCGATTACTATCGCATACAGCATCAGGGCGAGGAGAATACGCGCAGGCATGAGGACGAACAGGGACGCATTGTGATGGTCACCGAACTGCGCTCCATTGGCGGCAGCGGTGCGGAGAGCGCAACCACAACAGGCAGCGGCTCGGCAGCCACAGCTCATTTAAATACAAAGCGCGGTCATGTGGTTATTAGAGGCACACCTGAGCGGCTGCTACAGCAGCTTGTCGAAGAGAACTCGATGACGGATCCGACATATGTGGAGGATTTCCTGCTAACGCATCGCATTTTCATACACAATCCGCAAGAGGTGACCAGAAAGCTATTGCACTGGTTCGATCTGGAGCAACTGGATTCGCACAAAACCCAAGAGTTGCGCGATCGTGTTACCCGCGTCGTGCTGCTCTGGGTGAACAATCATTTCACAGATTTTGAGGCTGATCACGAAATGATGGAGTTCCTGGAGATCTTTGAGGCTGGCCTGGAAAGTAAAAAGCTGCTTAGTCAGCTCCGTTTGCTGCACATCGCGTGTGCAGCCAAAGCGCGCATGCGCAGTTGCATTTTAACGCGCTCTTCACGCGATGAACCACTTAATTTCCAAATCATTGGCGGCTACGAACTGCGCGGCGTGGCCGCAGCTACGGGCAATGCCTCGGTAGGCATATACATATCGCACGTGGAGCCAGGCTCAAAGGCTCAGGATGTGGGCCTCAAGCGTGGCGATCAGATACACGAGGTTAATGGCCAATCGTTGGATCATGTGACCAGCAAGCGTGCCCTGGAACTACTGACGGGCACCACGCATTTGAGCATTCAGGTGAAAAGCAATTTGCTAGGCTTCAAGGAAATTATGCAGGCACTGGAGcatggcagcggcagcagctctgCAGGCGGTGGCATCAGCTCCaccggcagcggcaacggcagcttTAAAAGCTTGCGCAGTCCACGGCGCATTTGCGCCAACGATATTGCCAAGCTGCATGGACGCAGCGACAGCACCACCGAGGAGCTAACCAATCGTGCGCACATGGTGCGCCTGAGTTCCGTGGACATGCTACTGGATCAGCCGGACTGTGCGCCACCTCAGACGCCGCCGGTGAGTGCGGGCAGCGGCAATATGGCTTCGAATTTTATGCAACAATTGCTTCAAAGCGTCAATTCAAATTCGGCCAAGAAGTGCAGCGCTGAGGACAGCAAACCGGGAGGCTTCATGACGCTGGCGCCCAAACGGCGACTGCAGAAAGCCTTAGCCAAAATGAATCTActcaacaaacagcagcagccgcacgTGGGCGGCAGCCTAAACGACAGCTCCGACACGCTGCTCAATGAGCCACAGTCCAAGGCAAAGCTATCGGCCGCCAGTtctggcagcagcagttgccattccacaaatggtgtctgcactacCAGCGGACGCCTCTATCAATCGCAATCTAATCCGGATCTGAGCAGTCTAAATTATGACAATAGCGGCGAGCCGAGTGCCACGCTGCAAGTCAACTATTTGCAGGCGCACTTGCATCGCCCCTCCGCTGCCAGCACACTCACAAGCAGCTCAATGCTGCCGCCCGACTATCCGGAGCATGTGCTCAAGGTGTACAAATCGGATCAGACATGCAAATACGTGCTCATCTATAAGGAGACGACGGCGCACGAGGTGGTCATGCTGACGCTCCAGGAGTTTGGCATACACGATCCAAGCTCGAACTTTTCGTTGTGTGAGGTGAGCGTCGGGGAAGGCGGCATGGTAAAGCAGCGTCGTTTGCCCGATCAGCTACAGAATCTGGCGGAGCGCATCAGCTTTGCGGCACGCTATTATCTCAAGCTAAACGACAGCACCGAGCCGCTTGTGCCGGACGAACTGGCGTTGGAGCTGGTGCGCGAGTCGGGCGTGCATTTCCTACAGCTCAATGCGTACGAGCTGGCCATACAGTTGACGCTACAAGATTTTGCCAATTTTCGCCAAATCGAGTCCACGGAATACATTGATGAGCTGTTCGAGCTGCAGTCCAAATACGGTGTGCCCATGCTGAGCAAGTTCTCCGAGCTGGTGAATCGCGAAATGTTTTGGGTGGTCAGCGAAATCTGTGCCGAACACAATATCGTGCGTCGCATGAAGATCGTGAAGCAGTTCATCAAGATTGCGCGCCACTGCAAGGAGTGCCGCAATTTCAACTCCATGTTTGCCATCATTTCGGGTCTGGGCCATGGCGCCGTGTCGCGCCTGCGCCTAACCTGGGAGAAGCTGCCCTCGAAGTACCAGCGTTTGTTCAATGATCTACAGGACCTGATGGATCCGTCGCGCAACATGTCCAAATACAGGCAACTCGTCTCTGCAGAGCTGCTCGCCCAGCATCCCATCATACCCTTCTATCCGATTGTCAAAAAGGATCTAACCTTCATACATCTGGGCAATGATACGCGGGTGGATGGTTTGATTAATTTCGAAAAACTGCGCATGCTGTCCAAGGAGGTGCGTCTGCTGACGCACATGTGCAGCTCACCGTATGATTTGCTGGCCATATTGGAGCTCAAGGGTCAAACGCCCTCGAATGCGCTCTTCTCGCTCAATCAGATGTCCGCCTCGCAGAGCAATGCAGCTGCCGGCACGGTAATTGCTGCCAACGCTGGACAGGCTACGATCAAGCGGCGCAAGAAATCGACGGCGGCTCCGAATCCCAAAAAAATGTTCGAGGAGGCGCAAATGGTGCGACGCGTCAAGGCCTACTTGAACAGTCTCAAAATACTAAGTGATGAGGATCTGCTGCACAGGCTCTCGCTCGAATGTGAGCCACCGCATGGCTCCACCTATTCGGGCAGCATTTCGCATGGCAACAGCTCGCATCGCAGcgcaggcagcggcagcattggTGGCaccggcggcagcggcggcggcactgGCACCGGCAGCATAAATGCCGGCGGCGATCAGCTCAGCATTTATTCGCACACCAGCTCCAGTTCGGCGCCAAATTCATCGCTGTCGCTGCGCAAGCGACATCCCAGTTCTCCGACGCTCTCTACAACCAGCTCAACGAGTTCCACCAGCGATCATCAGCGTCAGCGCCAGCAGCTACACAATAATGGACCCAAATTTGGTACTGCCTCGCCGCAGGCGGTCAAAAAAATGCTCTCCCTGTCTGAATCCTCAAAGATACGCCCGCATCAGCCATTCGTGCCGCGTCACAGTTCCGCGCTGCCTGGCGTCATCCCGCCGCTGCATCATTTGCATGCAGCGCATGGCTTCAGCACGCCAGCTGTCAGTGGAGGAGGTGTGgttgcagccgctgctgtCTCAGCGGGCGTGGCCAATGCGCAGTGTACGCCCAGTCCCAGTCCGTGTGCCCATCGACGCTTGGCATCTGGAG gcaACATACTGCCGACACGTGCGATACACGAGCGTTCCCATTCGGATACGCCTGCCCCGCCGCCGCCTTTGCCCTCCGTGGATCTATCGCTGGAGAGCAGCAGTGTGACGACATTTCGTGACCTGCCGCTGCGCAAATCCGTGACTTCCG GTTCAGTTTCATCGTGTGACAGCGGGCATGGCTCCtacgcccagcagcagcagccgcaccaTCAACAACACCACTTGACataccaacagcagcaacaacaacaacaacaacaacagcagcaacaacaaatagcaCACAATGAACCGTCGCCACCCGTTTACACGGCTGCTGATTGCCGCCTCTTGCagcaaatttcaaataatgCGGTCACGCGGAACTTGAATAGTCCTTGCCAGAGCACCAGCACACCACCCAGCACACccacaccaccaccaccaacactacagcaacaacaacaacaacaacaacaacaattagcaccaccaccgccaccaACAGCTGCTTGCATACAGCCACCACAGCTTCCTGCACCGCCAGCGCCCTATTTGCATATGCGCAGTCaccagcaactgcagcaaatacaacaacaattggccatgccgccaccaccgccaccGGTCTACACCAGCAGCCTATACAATCATCATCATAGCAATGCCACAAGCAGACATCTGAACCACATGCATG GTGGTCCGCCAAATTTTATGGATAGCACCAAGTGTACCATATGCCCCATGCCACCCATGAATCAATAA
- the PDZ-GEF gene encoding rap guanine nucleotide exchange factor 2 isoform X2 codes for MDPYHHIRHHYPPTSTAGSTVVGSGTTGSINRPELHQKCNRGSHSSDTSSAYSGSDTMASVYGSSLEAEEIDLSGLVESVVDSDEEDLAESMDSLNVRDAVRDCLEKDPSERSEDDVEILLEFTQGLKAFTNITLAVRRALCSVMVFAVVDKAGTVVMSDGEELDSWSVLINGAVEIEHANGTREELQMGDSFGILPTMDKLYHRGVMRTKCDDCQFVCITQTDYYRIQHQGEENTRRHEDEQGRIVMVTELRSIGGSGAESATTTGSGSAATAHLNTKRGHVVIRGTPERLLQQLVEENSMTDPTYVEDFLLTHRIFIHNPQEVTRKLLHWFDLEQLDSHKTQELRDRVTRVVLLWVNNHFTDFEADHEMMEFLEIFEAGLESKKLLSQLRLLHIACAAKARMRSCILTRSSRDEPLNFQIIGGYELRGVAAATGNASVGIYISHVEPGSKAQDVGLKRGDQIHEVNGQSLDHVTSKRALELLTGTTHLSIQVKSNLLGFKEIMQALEHGSGSSSAGGGISSTGSGNGSFKSLRSPRRICANDIAKLHGRSDSTTEELTNRAHMVRLSSVDMLLDQPDCAPPQTPPVSAGSGNMASNFMQQLLQSVNSNSAKKCSAEDSKPGGFMTLAPKRRLQKALAKMNLLNKQQQPHVGGSLNDSSDTLLNEPQSKAKLSAASSGSSSCHSTNGVCTTSGRLYQSQSNPDLSSLNYDNSGEPSATLQVNYLQAHLHRPSAASTLTSSSMLPPDYPEHVLKVYKSDQTCKYVLIYKETTAHEVVMLTLQEFGIHDPSSNFSLCEVSVGEGGMVKQRRLPDQLQNLAERISFAARYYLKLNDSTEPLVPDELALELVRESGVHFLQLNAYELAIQLTLQDFANFRQIESTEYIDELFELQSKYGVPMLSKFSELVNREMFWVVSEICAEHNIVRRMKIVKQFIKIARHCKECRNFNSMFAIISGLGHGAVSRLRLTWEKLPSKYQRLFNDLQDLMDPSRNMSKYRQLVSAELLAQHPIIPFYPIVKKDLTFIHLGNDTRVDGLINFEKLRMLSKEVRLLTHMCSSPYDLLAILELKGQTPSNALFSLNQMSASQSNAAAGTVIAANAGQATIKRRKKSTAAPNPKKMFEEAQMVRRVKAYLNSLKILSDEDLLHRLSLECEPPHGSTYSGSISHGNSSHRSAGSGSIGGTGGSGGGTGTGSINAGGDQLSIYSHTSSSSAPNSSLSLRKRHPSSPTLSTTSSTSSTSDHQRQRQQLHNNGPKFGTASPQAVKKMLSLSESSKIRPHQPFVPRHSSALPGVIPPLHHLHAAHGFSTPAVSGGGVVAAAAVSAGVANAQCTPSPSPCAHRRLASGGNILPTRAIHERSHSDTPAPPPPLPSVDLSLESSSVTTFRDLPLRKSVTSGSVSSCDSGHGSYAQQQQPHHQQHHLTYQQQQQQQQQQQQQQQIAHNEPSPPVYTAADCRLLQQISNNAVTRNLNSPCQSTSTPPSTPTPPPPTLQQQQQQQQQQLAPPPPPTAACIQPPQLPAPPAPYLHMRSHQQLQQIQQQLAMPPPPPPVYTSSLYNHHHSNATSRHLNHMHGGPPNFMDSTKCTICPMPPMNQ; via the exons ATGGATCCATATCATCATATCAGACATCAT TATCCACCCACTAGCACAGCCGGCTCAACGGTGGTTGGCAGCGGCACCACCGGCTCAATAAATCGACCAGAATTGCATCAAAAATGCAATCGTGGCTCGCACTCGAGTGACACAAGTTCAGCGTACAGCGGCAGCGATACAATGGCCTCTGTCTATGGATCATCGCTGGAGGCCGAGGAGATTGATCTCTCCGGCCTCGTTGAGTCTGTGGTGGACTCCGATGAGGAGGATCTTGCCGAGAGCATGGAT AGCCTCAATGTGCGTGATGCCGTGCGAGATTGCCTCGAGAAGGATCCGTCGGAGCGCAGCGAAGATGATGTGGAAATACTGCTGGAGTTTACGCAGGGCCTCAAGGCATTCACAAACATAACGCTGGCGGTGCGACGCGCCCTCTGCTCCGTGATGGTGTTCGCTGTGGTCGATAAGGCCGGCACAGTCGTCATGTCCGATGGCGAGGAGCTGGATTCCTGGTCGGTGCTAATCAATGGCGCCGTGGAAATCGAGCATGCGAATGGCACACGCGAAGAGCTCCAAATGGGCGATTCCTTTGGCATATTGCCCACAATGGATAAGCTATATCATCGCGGCGTGATGCGCACCAAATGCGATGATTGTCAATTTGTGTGCATCACACAAACCGATTACTATCGCATACAGCATCAGGGCGAGGAGAATACGCGCAGGCATGAGGACGAACAGGGACGCATTGTGATGGTCACCGAACTGCGCTCCATTGGCGGCAGCGGTGCGGAGAGCGCAACCACAACAGGCAGCGGCTCGGCAGCCACAGCTCATTTAAATACAAAGCGCGGTCATGTGGTTATTAGAGGCACACCTGAGCGGCTGCTACAGCAGCTTGTCGAAGAGAACTCGATGACGGATCCGACATATGTGGAGGATTTCCTGCTAACGCATCGCATTTTCATACACAATCCGCAAGAGGTGACCAGAAAGCTATTGCACTGGTTCGATCTGGAGCAACTGGATTCGCACAAAACCCAAGAGTTGCGCGATCGTGTTACCCGCGTCGTGCTGCTCTGGGTGAACAATCATTTCACAGATTTTGAGGCTGATCACGAAATGATGGAGTTCCTGGAGATCTTTGAGGCTGGCCTGGAAAGTAAAAAGCTGCTTAGTCAGCTCCGTTTGCTGCACATCGCGTGTGCAGCCAAAGCGCGCATGCGCAGTTGCATTTTAACGCGCTCTTCACGCGATGAACCACTTAATTTCCAAATCATTGGCGGCTACGAACTGCGCGGCGTGGCCGCAGCTACGGGCAATGCCTCGGTAGGCATATACATATCGCACGTGGAGCCAGGCTCAAAGGCTCAGGATGTGGGCCTCAAGCGTGGCGATCAGATACACGAGGTTAATGGCCAATCGTTGGATCATGTGACCAGCAAGCGTGCCCTGGAACTACTGACGGGCACCACGCATTTGAGCATTCAGGTGAAAAGCAATTTGCTAGGCTTCAAGGAAATTATGCAGGCACTGGAGcatggcagcggcagcagctctgCAGGCGGTGGCATCAGCTCCaccggcagcggcaacggcagcttTAAAAGCTTGCGCAGTCCACGGCGCATTTGCGCCAACGATATTGCCAAGCTGCATGGACGCAGCGACAGCACCACCGAGGAGCTAACCAATCGTGCGCACATGGTGCGCCTGAGTTCCGTGGACATGCTACTGGATCAGCCGGACTGTGCGCCACCTCAGACGCCGCCGGTGAGTGCGGGCAGCGGCAATATGGCTTCGAATTTTATGCAACAATTGCTTCAAAGCGTCAATTCAAATTCGGCCAAGAAGTGCAGCGCTGAGGACAGCAAACCGGGAGGCTTCATGACGCTGGCGCCCAAACGGCGACTGCAGAAAGCCTTAGCCAAAATGAATCTActcaacaaacagcagcagccgcacgTGGGCGGCAGCCTAAACGACAGCTCCGACACGCTGCTCAATGAGCCACAGTCCAAGGCAAAGCTATCGGCCGCCAGTtctggcagcagcagttgccattccacaaatggtgtctgcactacCAGCGGACGCCTCTATCAATCGCAATCTAATCCGGATCTGAGCAGTCTAAATTATGACAATAGCGGCGAGCCGAGTGCCACGCTGCAAGTCAACTATTTGCAGGCGCACTTGCATCGCCCCTCCGCTGCCAGCACACTCACAAGCAGCTCAATGCTGCCGCCCGACTATCCGGAGCATGTGCTCAAGGTGTACAAATCGGATCAGACATGCAAATACGTGCTCATCTATAAGGAGACGACGGCGCACGAGGTGGTCATGCTGACGCTCCAGGAGTTTGGCATACACGATCCAAGCTCGAACTTTTCGTTGTGTGAGGTGAGCGTCGGGGAAGGCGGCATGGTAAAGCAGCGTCGTTTGCCCGATCAGCTACAGAATCTGGCGGAGCGCATCAGCTTTGCGGCACGCTATTATCTCAAGCTAAACGACAGCACCGAGCCGCTTGTGCCGGACGAACTGGCGTTGGAGCTGGTGCGCGAGTCGGGCGTGCATTTCCTACAGCTCAATGCGTACGAGCTGGCCATACAGTTGACGCTACAAGATTTTGCCAATTTTCGCCAAATCGAGTCCACGGAATACATTGATGAGCTGTTCGAGCTGCAGTCCAAATACGGTGTGCCCATGCTGAGCAAGTTCTCCGAGCTGGTGAATCGCGAAATGTTTTGGGTGGTCAGCGAAATCTGTGCCGAACACAATATCGTGCGTCGCATGAAGATCGTGAAGCAGTTCATCAAGATTGCGCGCCACTGCAAGGAGTGCCGCAATTTCAACTCCATGTTTGCCATCATTTCGGGTCTGGGCCATGGCGCCGTGTCGCGCCTGCGCCTAACCTGGGAGAAGCTGCCCTCGAAGTACCAGCGTTTGTTCAATGATCTACAGGACCTGATGGATCCGTCGCGCAACATGTCCAAATACAGGCAACTCGTCTCTGCAGAGCTGCTCGCCCAGCATCCCATCATACCCTTCTATCCGATTGTCAAAAAGGATCTAACCTTCATACATCTGGGCAATGATACGCGGGTGGATGGTTTGATTAATTTCGAAAAACTGCGCATGCTGTCCAAGGAGGTGCGTCTGCTGACGCACATGTGCAGCTCACCGTATGATTTGCTGGCCATATTGGAGCTCAAGGGTCAAACGCCCTCGAATGCGCTCTTCTCGCTCAATCAGATGTCCGCCTCGCAGAGCAATGCAGCTGCCGGCACGGTAATTGCTGCCAACGCTGGACAGGCTACGATCAAGCGGCGCAAGAAATCGACGGCGGCTCCGAATCCCAAAAAAATGTTCGAGGAGGCGCAAATGGTGCGACGCGTCAAGGCCTACTTGAACAGTCTCAAAATACTAAGTGATGAGGATCTGCTGCACAGGCTCTCGCTCGAATGTGAGCCACCGCATGGCTCCACCTATTCGGGCAGCATTTCGCATGGCAACAGCTCGCATCGCAGcgcaggcagcggcagcattggTGGCaccggcggcagcggcggcggcactgGCACCGGCAGCATAAATGCCGGCGGCGATCAGCTCAGCATTTATTCGCACACCAGCTCCAGTTCGGCGCCAAATTCATCGCTGTCGCTGCGCAAGCGACATCCCAGTTCTCCGACGCTCTCTACAACCAGCTCAACGAGTTCCACCAGCGATCATCAGCGTCAGCGCCAGCAGCTACACAATAATGGACCCAAATTTGGTACTGCCTCGCCGCAGGCGGTCAAAAAAATGCTCTCCCTGTCTGAATCCTCAAAGATACGCCCGCATCAGCCATTCGTGCCGCGTCACAGTTCCGCGCTGCCTGGCGTCATCCCGCCGCTGCATCATTTGCATGCAGCGCATGGCTTCAGCACGCCAGCTGTCAGTGGAGGAGGTGTGgttgcagccgctgctgtCTCAGCGGGCGTGGCCAATGCGCAGTGTACGCCCAGTCCCAGTCCGTGTGCCCATCGACGCTTGGCATCTGGAG gcaACATACTGCCGACACGTGCGATACACGAGCGTTCCCATTCGGATACGCCTGCCCCGCCGCCGCCTTTGCCCTCCGTGGATCTATCGCTGGAGAGCAGCAGTGTGACGACATTTCGTGACCTGCCGCTGCGCAAATCCGTGACTTCCG GTTCAGTTTCATCGTGTGACAGCGGGCATGGCTCCtacgcccagcagcagcagccgcaccaTCAACAACACCACTTGACataccaacagcagcaacaacaacaacaacaacaacagcagcaacaacaaatagcaCACAATGAACCGTCGCCACCCGTTTACACGGCTGCTGATTGCCGCCTCTTGCagcaaatttcaaataatgCGGTCACGCGGAACTTGAATAGTCCTTGCCAGAGCACCAGCACACCACCCAGCACACccacaccaccaccaccaacactacagcaacaacaacaacaacaacaacaacaattagcaccaccaccgccaccaACAGCTGCTTGCATACAGCCACCACAGCTTCCTGCACCGCCAGCGCCCTATTTGCATATGCGCAGTCaccagcaactgcagcaaatacaacaacaattggccatgccgccaccaccgccaccGGTCTACACCAGCAGCCTATACAATCATCATCATAGCAATGCCACAAGCAGACATCTGAACCACATGCATG GTGGTCCGCCAAATTTTATGGATAGCACCAAGTGTACCATATGCCCCATGCCACCCATGAATCAATAA